Below is a window of Chelmon rostratus isolate fCheRos1 chromosome 23, fCheRos1.pri, whole genome shotgun sequence DNA.
CTGATTGTGTTCGTGGCAAGTCTCACCAATGATTCAACCTCTGGGGGCCATGAATGTTACTCGAATCACCAACTTCTCTAGGGGCAGCCCTAGCCCTGGTAAATTTTGTGGCACTCCATACAATAACTGTTGAGATATTCTGATAAAGAACGCAAATATCAACCTCAAGGTGGAGCCAGAGgagaagtcaggggatcaccaaagtcattaggattcatcatctgggaaccatgaatgtctaaATATAATTTTGAGCCAAACTAGTTGGTAGATGcgatatttttaatgatttctgaAAACTTTGAACTACTGGTAGAGTTTAGTGCAAAAGTCTTATCAGGGTCAGTAGGATTTGACCTCTGGGGGCCATGACTCTAACTTGAATCACCAATTTCTTGATGGCAGTCCTAGCCCTGGTACATTTTACAGACCTTCATCCAACAGTTTTTGAGATATTCAAGTGGGGAGCAACGAGAAGGGCtgcccagctgactgacagaccaacaCTGCCACCCTTTGAGCCATGTCTaaaagcatgttagcatgctaacccaAAGCAGTTAGGATTACTCAGCACCACTAACGTGTCATTTAAATCAAAAAACAAGAATTGTGCTAATTACTATTCTAAATATTGCAAAAATTACCATGTTCGGGATGTTCACTCTTAATTACTGGACGAAGGTTTATAATGAGCTCGGctaaaaacagactttaaaaggcaaaaaccGCGTAACATGTTTTCACACGTGCATCGCTGGGTGGCCAAATAGCTGTGCAGGCCGTTTATAACTGAAAGTTCCGGTAAGAGTCTAAATTACACCAGCcgagaagaaggagagagccGGCAAACCACCGTTGCATCATTTGCCCTTTACCATTGGCTCTCTATGCACACGGCTTCAGCTGGGAACTGACACACCGCAGCAGTGAACTGCAATGCCTTCACGACTGGGCAACAGAGATGCAACCTAAAACAAACCATAATTATCTATTTGTGGTCCTGCTTCAGGCAAATATGAACATaatacaaaagcacacacacgaTGTTTAGAGTTCCAGTAAGCTCCACAACCACAGTTTAGTCTCCAGGGGATACCGAGTTCTTCTTAGCTGGACTTCTTCGCTTTCTTTCCTGAatgacacacgcacgcacgcacacactaaCGCACACACTAAGTGTAACTCTAGCTCGCTCTAGACCACACTGTCACTGGGGCAGCTTGCCTCGCCTGCCTGCTGCGAGCCTGGCCGGTGCCTTTTTTCCTAGACATTGCTTCAGACTTATACTATCTGTTTCCACAGCCGTGCGCCTGCTGACCCAAGAATGTGGACAGCACTCCGGTACATTGTTTTACAAGGCTAAGCAGTGTATTTGAGATGTGAAATGTAGActcttgcttgttttgtggGAGAAAAccaagcgtgtgtgtgtgtgtgtccaccgtgtttcttttattttgtgctaATCTTTTTGGCGACATCTTTGGTGATATGTCATCATTGCTTCAGTGATGTGCGCGCAAGGTAGGCTACTGTGATTGTGCTGCAATGCTCAGACACAGAATACACACCTTGGTGTGGTATATATCCTGTACCTCTACATATGGATTCCaaataaattataaaaagtaaaatgcatCAATTTTGAACTGCATTAGATTTTGAGGGATCCACTCTTCAGCCTCAAAGGAGaacaattttacacatcagagtTTGCAGGTGTTGGGGACTATTACTCCATATGTGAAAAAGGTTGTATAAAGTCTTAATGGCTCCAGAAGGAGCTGTGCAAAATCTGATCATTTACCTTAAGTCACTAGAGTCAGCGTCCActggggctgaagactacaaatgagaacatttttaaaaattcagaGATGTGGAGATGTAACGAAGTGAGCTCACCAGACCCTCGCAGGCCACGACTCGAGACTTGTGGCACGAGGCCACATTAGCCGCTAccagcataacacacctgaatctaTACATGCGAGTGAGtagagttgcattatgggtaatgtaggaaCTGTGTTTGGACAAGGAGGAAGACCGCAGGGAataaaaagaacacaaaattTCGGGTTCAGTTTTGAAGATCTGATGATCTTGTCtttaaactgtccatcatgagtctGACAGTGTTATAGGAGTGTAATGCTAAAGTGGTGGAGTACTCGTTCATTGGGCCTTCAGGAACTGAATGTAGGCTTAGTTACTGCTGTGTGACACTAATCAGCAATACACACCAGCCAATGGAGTTGTCATTTATACCTAAAGATATTCCACAGCACAAATTCAGAAAAGAATACAGGATATGAATGTAGAagatttgtattttgttaattCACTGACTTCGGGGAAAACCCAGAATTAAGAGTCAACTAGCCGTCAACTTGTATTTTCTTTTGCCTACTTTGTCTTTATCTTAATCAAGGATTCTTTTCTGAATTAACGGGTCCATTGTTTGGCCTTGTTTCCCGTCTATGGACTAACTCTTTCAGCTCTTCGTCCACTGGAatgatttttctattttctacaCTCCTGTTGAAGTTTTAAGCCACAGCTTGCTTAGCATGATGCTAACAGATAGCATACATTTAGATTCCACCTTTGCCATTTGCCTAACACATCTGTATTCTCTTCTAGATGGATTGCATAATTTGATTGTAAACATCTGGAtgcttttctattttctatttgcTGGTTCTTATAATGTGGGCATATTGATGTTGGAATGCCTTGTATTTCATCTCTGACTCGCTCTTTGAATTGCTTTGAATCACCAATGCCGCACACATCAATCAGAAGATTACTGGGTTTATCTTGAAGAAGGCAATGTGTACTCAAACATTGATCcataaaacaagagaaaaacactgcatcGGACCTTTGAACGTGGGAATATCCAAGCGCTTCATTCATTAATTGTGTATTAGCAAATAAGCACACTCCTGAAGTGTAACGCTTCttcagaaagaaatgaaaaccaGCTCTCTGCCTTCAATCACAGTCATGAGGACGCTCTTTAGAgagttcttgtttttcttcacttgttattttctgtttctatttaccGCACTTGACACAGTACGAGCGAAGGCGTTCGCTCTGCTCGTATTTCACACCCCACCCCTTCCCGAatgctctctgctgtttctccaACCCCGTGACCTGTCTGTCAACCCTTGTTCCCATGGCAATTAGTTAGAAACCTTGGCCAATTATCTGCTGCTCTTGAACACACGCCTGACAAACAGCTCAGATGGACGATGTGCCACCGCTCTCCTCAATAGCCGGGAGAGATTTGTGTGATGGGTTAATAGCGGGATAGTAAAAGTGCTGCGGAGGCGACATTGTTGAGTTCATGTTAGTTTATAGTGCGCCGTGACCCTATTGAATGTTTTATAGTGATGGGTGTCTATCTACATATTCAGCTGAATGGGACAAGGGCCACATAAAGAGGACTAGACAACAACGGACCATAAAAGCCTGGTACAGCCTTGAGACTTGCTTCTGAAAAGACAGATGTAAGGAGCAAGTTcgtgtttgaaatgaaatgtcagtgtcacagtgaTTCAAACAGTCATTCGTGGCAAGGCAAGACTAAAAAGCTGAAGGCCCTGCTGCACAACCTGTTCCACACTTTGCCAGGGAAAGTAACAGAGATTGAGTGTCTTTCTATTCTGTGCGTAGGTGACGCGTCCCCTCAAGAATGTGGTTCTCTTCCTCTCGCCGTTCTCTTCAATTTCCCCTCTGGTTGCTTACTTCACTCACACAGCCGAGAAGCTGTCGCTTGAGGAATCTGGAAAACACCAGCGGGGAATGAGAGGAATTTCTGCTTTTCGCTTTTCCTCAACCACCCCCTCACCCCTTGCTCTCTTTACTTTGGATGCCTCTGCACAGCCGGGCTCTTgagttttctcttgtttctgaATGCAGCCCAACAATAACAACCTCTCATAAACAATGGGGCTTGTTGATTGGGGGGTTGAGAAGGAGAGTGGCCGCTGCTGGCCCGTACAGTCGATTTTGCTGGCAGCGGGCCTCGCGAACGGTCCTAAAAGTCCAAAAGTACAGGCTACATCGAGGACTGTGAAAGATTTAAGGGCAACTTTAAAAATGCACCATCTCTGAAGGACCATAAACACATGCTTTAGTTCTTTCTTAATCTATCTTTCCTCCACAAGGACTTTGATGGACCAAACTCTGAAAGGGGATGCTGGTCAATGTCAGGAAACCACAAAAGTACAGGGAAAAAAATTGTAGTTTTGGAATTCCCTGCTTTTACAGCATCCACGGACTCGTAAAGGGAGTCTGGATCACATTGGGCAGGATTTTGAACAAGGCGACCATGGAGCTTTCCTCTCAGCCGATGGGCAAAACACAGCGCGAGTCACATGCCATTTAAAGAGCCGAGCAACAATTAAACCCTGTGTCTGTGACAGGGAAATGATAATACAGAGTGATGTGTCCTGGAATAACTCTGTCTCTACTATTTCCATTTTGGAAGATGATACCGCACATTACTGGACATTGTCCCTCATCTGCTGAACCGCTTTTATGACTCTCATACCAactaaatcaaaataaaatgtcaagaGAGATTCTTGTGAATAGAATGGGTAAACAAaccactgtattttattataatttccTACAGGCCGCATACCAGAGCAAGGCTTTTGGAAATACAAAAGTTTTTCCAAAATATCTAagatgcacaaacaaaacatcacacagtCCAGTGCCTTATGAATCAACAGACAGGCATGGAGGGCCCCCTTGTGGACAAAAGAGAACAGCAGCACGTCATCCGAAACTTCTGTGAGAGAAAGTctgtacagatttttttttctgtacgtCACCACAATGCACTACCCATTAAAGCAAAAACTCTGTTAACAAGCATTTAAAGAATCATGTTTTAGTTGTAATAGCTTTAAACTTTATTCatatcactttaaaaaaaaacacattctggaAAGCATTCACTCACGCGCACACCAAGCACTCATCAAAAAGGCATTCTCTGTTCAAagtcttcatcagcatcagtgtCTGGAATCAGTGAGGGGTTAGCTGTAACTGGTCATCATTTTCCTCCAGGCTTGAATGGATCGGACCATACCTTCACAccttcagacaaaaaaagaaataaaacaaaataaatggtTGTATATTTGAAGGTAACGACTCAAAATTGCCCTGATATTGTAAATCCCTGAATCTGGTTGACAACTAATCAACTGATCGTTCCAGCAGCTCTAGTTGAATCAATATCCCAGCAAAGTAAATCCATTACATTCTGACTGATTGCAAAATTGGAATAAAAGTGATTCTGTCAACACAACCCTCATCAGGTAAATAATTTACCTGTTGTGTAGGCTGGAATTGTACAGGTATAGCTTTGCTATGTGCTCTTACCCACAGGCTGAACATCTGCCTGGTTGATTCCTCTCCGGTTCATCTTTTGGACTTCtcctggcagagagagaacagtacAGCATGTTCAGAAGAAGAGCTTAGTGGTCAAAAGACCAAGACTTTCACTTGACAGCTTTATTTGCTTATTTCCACTAGCTTACAGTAGCATCTACTGTATGTCCTGACTATAGCTTTCCTATCTATCTACGCTGGCCAGAACTGCCTCAGAATAAAAAGACTGGCCAGTAAGTGGAGCAGAAAAGACATAAAGTAAAACCACAACTATTTAGCTAAATGAAAAGTTGGTGTGACGATATGTTATGGAAAAAGGAAACCTCCGGTAAACTTAGAAACTCTTGCTTACAAGTTCAGGTAGACGACACTTATAACTTTGGAAACATTTAGCTGTAAGGATGAtgtgaatgtctgttttttcctctttcgcTATTTTGAAGAGCTTTCGTTCATTAAAGTTCATTAAATTGACTTGACAAGAAAAGACTCATAAAGCCCCATACAACAAAGGTTAGCTAACTCAAAACTGATTAACGCTTACGTTAAACATCCTATTAGCCAGCTAACAAATATGTAGCAGGCTAGCTAGCTAGAACTACTATTTTCACATCACTTTGTTTTTCACCAAGTAAAGCAACATTATTTTAACCGTAACTGGAAACATTAGCAAAGTGCTAAAATCTTCACAAGCAGCATATGTAAATGATATTAAGTCTAACATTGTTAACTGTCTGATCGTGTAACTGATATTTTAGAAACGGTGTGAAGACACTTACTGTACTCCTTTTCATGTGTGAGCGGGTAGAAATATATGGGGTAAAACGCAGCGGCAATAGCCGTGACAAAGCCTCCGAAGATAAATGCTATTCGcttatttttggacattttaatgttgcatcGATTGTGACACTCTCACCTCCAAATGTTCACAGTGTCTACAAACATCGTTTCCGGTTTAAAGGTCACCCAAACGACGCGGTAACGAAAGGGATGTTCAGCTAGTTTGGCTTTTGTGGGCTTCCGTACTGACGGTACGCGCGTTGTCAGAGTCACATGCTGCAGCACAACAATAATACGGAAGTCAGGGTTATGATTTGAGAAGTTATTCAACGCTTCTCCTTTTTTGCGGCCTaaaaaaatgagatttttaACCGTTTTTGCGGTTTCTCTTTATTGCTGTTACTGGTATGGAGTGACGGGCGAAAACAAGCCAATCCAAACATTTGTTATTCCTCACAGTCACATGGATGTTGGCTGGGTGTACACTATTCAGGTAGGTTTTTGTCACTATATTCTTAGTAGGGTGTCAGCCTGCTGCTTAAAAGCGTCCTTTCACCAAAGCAGTGTCACTCATATGATGTGGATGAATGTAtgtagttttcattttaaatagcATATGAGTGTATTTTCCACAGGAGAGTATGCACGCCTATGCAGCCAATGTGTACACCAGTGTGACTGAGGAGCTGTCAAAGGCCGAAGACCGCAGGTTCATCGCTGTGGAACAGGAGTTCTTTCGACTGTGGTGGGATACTGTGGCTACAGACTCCCATAAGAAACAAGTGAGGACATATGAGTTATTAATCTGTACTGCCATTAAATAATGCAAGATAGTCTTGATAAATTGCCTAcaagctgaaactgaagcagcagttgAGATATTCTGATTGGCGTCCCTTTTTTTTGCAGGAGTAGTTCTCCTCATGAACTgatcttcatgtgtaaaatagTTGGATTGACCCTTTAAATACATTGTAAATGATTAACGtggctgtttttgctttctagGTACGACAGCTTGTAAAAGAGGGTCGGCTTGAGTTCATCATCGGGGGCCAAGTGATGCACGACGAGGCTGTAACGGATCTAGAAGATGAGATATTACAAATGACAGGTAGTCAATTTCCTGCCCCTGTAAATGCCAGTTGAGAGAATTTGCAGTAGCAATtgttcctgtgtgtctctgtgctgtttcagaGGGACATGGTTTCCTCTACGAGACGTTCGGGGTGCGTCCTCAATTCTCCTGGCACGTGGATCCATTTGGAGCCTCTGCAGCCACGCCGGTCCTCTTTGCCATGGCTGGGTTCAACGCCCACCTCATCTCCCGCATTGCTTACGACCTCAAAGACaccatgcagaaaaacaaggtATTCGCTTCACATATTGTACAAACGTCAGCAAAGATCACACTGACAACGCAAagagcacatttcatttggaGCTGTTCGTATAAACTTTCTTCTGTATACCTTCTTAAAATGGTACTAAACAGTCACTGCATGTTGTTTATCTATTTTCTTGGTGCAGAAGCTACAGTTTGTATGGAGAGGTTCTGCTTCTCtaaaagagaagcagcagatcTTCACTCACACTATGGACCAGTTTAGCTATTGCACCCCATCATACCTGCCGTTCTCCAACAGGTAGTCCATGTGTAGACTCTTTATTGGTTCATGTAATGTTCCCTATTTCTGAAAAGATTCAGAAATCTGCTGTATCttaagtgtttgtgtatgctAGGACAGCAAGGCAAGCTATTATCAGTCTTACTAAGCTCTTGAGCTTTAATATCCGTATTTATAAAATTTGTATTATTGAATAGACCAACGGCAGATTTTTCATTAACACCAAACATGCTCTTACGTCTCAGCTCTGGTTTCTATTGGAATGGAGTTGCCTTGTTCCCCGATCCCCCAAAAGACGGAGTTTACCCCAACATGAGCCTGCCTGTCACCAAGGAGACAGTGCACGCCTACGCCAAAACTATGGTGGAGAACATCAAGCAGCGGGCTGAATGGTTTAGGACGAACCATGTGCTCTGGCCGTGGGTGAGTAAATAGAAACTTGTGATCCTTGCTGTTTAGTGCTCGAAAGCATCAGCTTTTAAAGTTATTGTTTTCCTCAACATATCCCTTCCCTGTGCATCTAACGAGCAGATGAACATGTAACTAATACCCCTCTTGTGTTTCAGGGCTGTGACAAACAGTTCTACAACTCGTCTGTCCAGTTCAACAACATGGACCCTCTAATGAAATACATCAACCAGAACAGCAAAGATTTCGGGGTGACAGTGCAGTATGCCACTCTTGGTGAATACTTCCAAGCCATCTACCAATCAGATCTTGTCTGGGAGCAACGTGGGAGTGAAGACTTTCTACCGTATTCCACTGGTGAGAGTCTGCATCCTAAAACAGTAACATAAAGCATCAAGAAAATGAagcacattcatttttcttgttgCTGTCATCTTGTAGAACCGCACCAGGCGTGGACGGGGTTTTACGCCTCCAGAAACGTTCTGAAAGGAGTGGCACGACGGGCCAGTTCCCAGCTGCATGCAGCGGAGACTCTTTTCACCAGGTACCGAATCAGCTTCCCTGACGGACCTGTAGCTAAAGACTGGGCCCTGGACAAACTGCGGGTGCTTCGCTGGGCCGTCTCTGAGGTATCTTGTCAAATATGTGACCCCGTTAACACAGAGTAAAGCAAATGATGTATGTTCACGGTCAAATACGTGATCACAATTAGAAGAGTATGTGTTTGTAATTCAGGTGTttttgaaatgaacacaaatcaTGAACTTAGCAATAAATGTAAccacaaaatgtttatttactgGTGTTTTTAGGTGCAGCACCACGATGGCATCACTGGCACTGAGTCACCCAAAGTGGCGGACATGTACCTGCAGCATCTCATGCAGGCCATGATGGGAGTAGAGGAGCTCCTGGCTGCACTGTTCCTGCTGCCGCACAACCTCGACATTCCCAGCATCCTCGGCAGCCGCTACCACAGAAAAGGTGTGAACATTTTTCCAGAGGATGGCCGGTTacttcagcatgctaatattgcTACAGCATTTGCCCTAAGATTACAAAATGTGGTTTCAAACATATCTGTTTGCCATAGTAGTGCACCTTTTCTCCAGTCTTGTCCTGCAGTTTACTATGTTCATCACTTTTCACTCACTTGAAGATTTTCAACAAGGGGTTCTCTTAAACATTTGGGCCACTAATTGAATAAATCAGTCTCCTTTATCTTCTCATGTCAGGTGTTCGGGGTTTGGAGCAACATGTCATCGTTTACAACCCATTAGCATGGAACACCACCACTATCATCAACATCACTGTAACCTTCCCCACTGCAGCCGTCTTTGACGATGATGAACAGCCTGTACCTGCACAGGTAGcgtgttttttaatgaaaactcacgaaaacaaatgttcaaatgCTTTGTCTTTAAAGAGGAACTATGTAACTTCAAAAAGTTATCAGGTGTCTTTTATATCTGTTTTGTAGTAACAAATAAGCATTTCTATATATGTTTCTTCTCCCTgtaatatatactgtaataataataataatcttccTGTCTGTTATAGATCCAGAAGTCTGCAGAGTCCAATGCGACCTATGATCTTTTCATCATGGTGGAACTTGGAGGCCTTCAGCACAGGAAGTACCTGATCAAGTTCTCAGAGAAGCAGTGCTCTGGGAGGTCCAAGTGTGGCCGGACTTACGAAGCGAAAGGGGTTCTGTTTGAGAGGCGCAGCGTCGGGGACTCGTTGAAAACAGGGAGGAGGCTCCTGCCTGTTCTGAATGAGTGTTACAAGCTCATGTTTGACCAGGATACAAATCTACTGCACAGCATCACTTATCTGTAAGATTCATGTCACACCCCATGCAGATAAAATGAAGTAATATTTGCGCTgcataaaaaaatcaacacgTTATCACGTCATTACTCCTGTTGAGATAGCACGCTGTAATGCTTTCAAGATTGTTACAAGATCATTAGAAGAATGTGACACTGTACTTTCATTTCTAACTTATTAGTTGCAGTAATGAGTGGTAATTTAAGTCATATATTAAGCAGAAATCACCAACATTTACTGGTACAAGTTTCTCAAATGTGCAAATCTACTGGTTTTCTTGGTCttttatgacagtaaactgcaatatatttggatttttggcaaaaaaaaaaaaaagcaatttgaaaaaGTCAAACTGGCCATtgttcactattttctgacactttcaTGACCAAAAGATTAACTGATTGATCAATAACATTATCAGCAGATAAATCACTAATGACTTTTAAGTCAaattttttagtttattttgagtcgcAGCCCTAGTTGCATCTAAAACTTGCACATCCCATTTGTTCACCCCCTGTGGCTCATAAAAATCCTTTTCTTTTATGCTAATGTAACCCTCTGAGCTTCGACCTCTCTTTCGTCCTTGGCAGTCAAGAAAAAAGGAGAGTAAGGATGACCCAGGATTTCTGGGAGTACCACGCAAACGGAGATATAAAAGCAGGGCCCATCTCCGATAACTACATCTTTAGCGCTAACGGTTCTGCTGCACGGGCCTACGAGGCGGTGGAGATGGAGATTATCCCCGGGAAGATTGTGACGGAGATCAGGCAGCGCTTCTACAGGTGAGTAAAATTAACCCGTTTTACTTCTTGCGTCTGTCATGGTTTTGCTTGGGTAGTCTCATCCCTAATGAAAAAATTGCTCTCATTCTTATCAATTTAGAGAGGAAAACGACCAAGACTGCGCCTACTCCATCACCACCCGGGTCCCAGAATGCTTTGGGAGCAGGCTGCGGTGTCACAGGCTGGAGCAGACCTACTCGCTGGGCCCCCTCCGTCTCAACACCGAGGTCGTCCTCAGAACCAGCTCCTCTGTGAAGAACAACAGAACCCTGTACACAGACGACAATGGCTATCAGATGATGGAGAGAAAACGCAGGAAGTTCACTAAGAACACTTTAGCAAGAGTAAGTCCTTTGGTAAACTGGACTCTCAGGATTTAGGAGTGAATACTAGCATGATCTATATATAATATGCATTTTGCAGAACTACTTCCCAATGGTTCGGACAGCCTACATTGAGGATGACCTGAGCAGACTGGTGCTGGTCAGCGACAGAGCTCACGGTGTGTCCAGCCAAGCCAACGGACAACTAGAGGTACAAAAAGGCATGCAAcacacactagcacacacacacacatatatttctCAGTTGGCGTCCACTGACGAATGTTTAATGTTTCCCCCAGGTCATGCTCCATCGGCGCCTTTGGAACGACTTGGCCTGGAACCTTGGCTACAACCTAACCCTCAATGACAGCTCGGTCGTGAGGCCCACCCTGTGGATGATGCTGGGCTCCATCGGTGCCACCTCCAAGCTTTACCAGAGGGAGGCAATAGAGCTGCAGCATAGACCCGTCGTCATGCCCATAGACCAACCTCGTGAGTGTTTTAAGTTTGGCGCAGTATCACctcaaaagttttttttaatatatgtacATCCTAATATTTGCTCACCAGTGCAAAATACAACATATGCAGACACAACTGCAGCAGATTTGCAAAGGTCCTTGGTTCTTTCATTGGTGTTATACTTTGACTACCATAAATTTTGTGTTGGCTGACCAAAACTCCCCGATGTCTTGTACCTTTAGAGAGGCCCTGGCAGGAGAAGGAACACAGACGAAGTTCTCCTGTGCGTCCCGTGATCCTGCCGCCCAACCTCCACCTGCTCAGCTTCAGTATCCCTGGATGGAACTACAGCTCTAATCACGACGTTCACCTCAGCCACGTCCACTCAGGTCAGCAGTGAGACTTACTGGGAACAAGTCAGTCCACTCATTTTTACTGGCTGTATAGTGAGATTTTTAAGAAAACTGATAGACCTTTGTTTGTCCTTTTGTCCGCCCATTTGGGGATTAAATTTTGTAGGTAAGGATTTGCACTCAGAGCCAGACTACGATCGGGTCCTGCTGAGAATCATGCATGTCTTCGAGGAGGGAGAAGACCCAGAGCTCTCGAAGCCAGTCACCATCAACTTGAAGGtgttaataaaaactgaattttctaCATATGAACATCAAACTGTTGTTAGAGGAAAGGCTTGGATTCTAATGAAAGTAACTCTATCAATGGTCATTTCCTGTGTGAACAGGAAGTTCTGCAGGGCATAGGGGAAGTAAAAGTGCTGGAGGAGCGTTCTCTCACAGGAACCTGGGATATCACCAGTCTGCAGAGATGGAAGTGGAAGACTGCAGATCAGTTAGAAACAAGTGAGACTTGCTTTTGGCACTgatatttaaatacatttaacacattttatgaaaTACTAGTTTCCTCAtgtcttgttgtttgtgttgtctttatCTCAGACAATGAAAGGTGTTGGAGTTGTGGAGATGAAGCTTTCACTGTCACCATCTCACCCAAAGAGATCAGGACCTTCTTCGTTCACTTCGCCTCCAGGAAGTTTTAGGATGAActgtcttttgtcttctgtGAAGACAGCCAGTCCTTAGACAATAAGACAAGGCGTTCAAAGATTTGACACTTTGCTGCACTGCTCTTTTTGCACATTGTGTTAATTAGTTGAGAAGCACTGATGTGTTGATGAGGTGTAAGAAATCCCACTTTGACTCCATGTTCACTCTCACTGAATAAAGTGattatttttgtcaaatgtCTGTCTTCATGAGCTGAGGCCAGCCAACCGACACCACAGTAAAGTTTGTTTGATGTTGggaaataaaaagcatttttaaccGTCTCCAAATCCCTgagaaatcatttcatttatttatatattacatGGAAAGGTGGAAGATTTATTAAGTGTGTGTACTGTTGAAAGAGTAGTAATACATTTACATTGtcagcaacacagaaaacacattttggctgAATTAAATTCATTATTTGGGATTTTACTGTGATGTGGGACTTCATGTTTCCTGGAGGGTCAAATACACCACAGCCTCTCGCCTGCCAGATtatttaaagggtcagttcaacCAAAATACTATTGTTTTCTCTGTAGCTTCAAATGGTATCCATTCATCTAGActatcttgtttttttgtccagatttaacacattttttcccGAATCACGCCAAAACAATGGAAGTGGATAGATAATACACACAATTTTCATGGAAACttttaacatatttaaaatTTCACCTGGATTATGTTGGGTTGGGGACAGATATCTGGTCTGACATTGTCTTTACTCTGCTAACATACTTTTTAAACCCCAACACcagcaaagaacaaacaaaaaacactaacaTTGCTCCAGCTTGTTGTCGAACGTTGGCAGCCCTCCCTTAGCTTtagcataaaaacataaaaaggttTGAGAAAACATCTTCCTAC
It encodes the following:
- the smim20 gene encoding small integral membrane protein 20, whose amino-acid sequence is MSKNKRIAFIFGGFVTAIAAAFYPIYFYPLTHEKEYREVQKMNRRGINQADVQPVGVKVWSDPFKPGGK
- the man2b2 gene encoding epididymis-specific alpha-mannosidase, producing MRFLTVFAVSLYCCYWYGVTGENKPIQTFVIPHSHMDVGWVYTIQESMHAYAANVYTSVTEELSKAEDRRFIAVEQEFFRLWWDTVATDSHKKQVRQLVKEGRLEFIIGGQVMHDEAVTDLEDEILQMTEGHGFLYETFGVRPQFSWHVDPFGASAATPVLFAMAGFNAHLISRIAYDLKDTMQKNKKLQFVWRGSASLKEKQQIFTHTMDQFSYCTPSYLPFSNSSGFYWNGVALFPDPPKDGVYPNMSLPVTKETVHAYAKTMVENIKQRAEWFRTNHVLWPWGCDKQFYNSSVQFNNMDPLMKYINQNSKDFGVTVQYATLGEYFQAIYQSDLVWEQRGSEDFLPYSTEPHQAWTGFYASRNVLKGVARRASSQLHAAETLFTRYRISFPDGPVAKDWALDKLRVLRWAVSEVQHHDGITGTESPKVADMYLQHLMQAMMGVEELLAALFLLPHNLDIPSILGSRYHRKGVRGLEQHVIVYNPLAWNTTTIINITVTFPTAAVFDDDEQPVPAQIQKSAESNATYDLFIMVELGGLQHRKYLIKFSEKQCSGRSKCGRTYEAKGVLFERRSVGDSLKTGRRLLPVLNECYKLMFDQDTNLLHSITYLQEKRRVRMTQDFWEYHANGDIKAGPISDNYIFSANGSAARAYEAVEMEIIPGKIVTEIRQRFYREENDQDCAYSITTRVPECFGSRLRCHRLEQTYSLGPLRLNTEVVLRTSSSVKNNRTLYTDDNGYQMMERKRRKFTKNTLARNYFPMVRTAYIEDDLSRLVLVSDRAHGVSSQANGQLEVMLHRRLWNDLAWNLGYNLTLNDSSVVRPTLWMMLGSIGATSKLYQREAIELQHRPVVMPIDQPQRPWQEKEHRRSSPVRPVILPPNLHLLSFSIPGWNYSSNHDVHLSHVHSGKDLHSEPDYDRVLLRIMHVFEEGEDPELSKPVTINLKEVLQGIGEVKVLEERSLTGTWDITSLQRWKWKTADQLETNNERCWSCGDEAFTVTISPKEIRTFFVHFASRKF